In Rhineura floridana isolate rRhiFlo1 chromosome 4, rRhiFlo1.hap2, whole genome shotgun sequence, the sequence AACAAATCTCACACAGATACATGCAAATTAAGATCACAACCATAATTTGTTCAAACGTTTCActgttaaaaaaatctttaaaaacacagtCCGTTTATTGTTATCTCCTAAAAGTACTGTTTCACTTTCATCACTGTGAGAGTTTTTAGATGCTTCTTCATGCATAGAAAtgttgggtagaaacacacttactgttctgccggtttcagtgcatctccacctctctcctctgaaaatgggggcatatgacgctagtcaaacttggtccctttttactgtaaaacctggtgggagccgcttgtgtgtgtgtgtttttaattcactttgaagagatttcacaactaatcggcagatcaacccgttccccttcCAAGTGAAAACGCTTTTCTGtaagtgactagtgtgttcacagctgtTATTAAAAGGAGTGTTTCAAGGACTTAAGAAGCAATAGGACTTGCCTCCAATTAAACAATATGGATTGATGAAAACAATACTTCAGTATCTCAGATTTAAGCCTGATTCATACATGGAAAACTACTTCAGGACCACTTGAAGCTACAGATGAGGAATAACATTTCTGAATGTTCCCCTACATGATAAACTCCTGCAACAAAAAAATCTAGTAAATCTGAGGTAATTGTTCTACATTGGTTTGGTCAATTGCTAAGAAAAGTATCAGCTGCAGAAGATGTGGTTTCCAGTAGGTGATGCTATGATGGATAGCATTTTGCAGCTTAAATAATAAATGCAGAATCATTCATCCCTTGTAGTATCTCCAATGACCTCTTACAAAATGTATCAAACCAACTTTACACTTTAAACCAATCCAGGGccataaaatatttacatttttcaatAAAAAAATCATTAGCATCACACAGTGGTAACCTTCCTGCAGTATGCATGTTAGATGAGAAAAGGGAGAGACGATATCTAGTATGTAAACCAAGGCATGCATCTGCAGGTCTTTCATGCTTGCTTATGGATCATTGATCAAATCAGTATTCTCCTTCATAGACACAAAGGCCTGGAGGGAGCCTGCGTTCCTTTCCACTGGCAGGAGTTTCCTGTGAGCAGAGGTCCATTAACACTCCCATGAGTGGAAAGAGACAGTTTTTGCCATTTCTCCTTTCCTGTTGATGCTGCCAcctaaaatctgctccagatggttggGGGACCTTCTAAGGTGGCGAATGGGAGGACTGGTAAAAATCACCTCCATCTGTGATATCCTTTGATGGATTGCACATCCCTTTGTGAACAGAATGAGTCCTTCTATTTACAGAAGGGAACTCAGGATCCATACCACAGTTTTGCAATTATTGTACTAAGTATAACACTTTTAACCTTTAACCTAAAATAAAGCCTCTCCCTGATTAACAGGGTTTCACTTGGATAGAACTTATCTTTTGTGAATAATTCCCTGTCACTGTATACCAATGTGAAGAAAACATCATTGGATTTACAAGGGTTTTTTATTGATTACTAGTCAGAGGTATCTTCACACTGGAGCTTTCCACAACCTCTGCTCAGCACTTTAGTAAAAAAAACTGGTATTGAAGGAAACAATCCTGGAAAGAGTATGTGCAATGTTGCATAGGATTTCATTCACCAACATTGGCCTTTCCTTGTATATATTGTGCCACCCATAGTCAGATCTTTGGGGCAAAGGAGTAAGTATGGTCCATGTGCCAATGTTGTGCAGCTTTGGGGAACTGAAAAAGCCTTAAGCAAGAGTTCCTACATACACTGCAAAGCTATAGAAAGAGATCTTTCTACTAAGAAACTATCATAATATTTTTCAAGTGTACAAAGTAATTATTTAggtgtaatccttacaacaaccctgtaaagtaggtcagtGTTGTTATCTCCCATTCTGCAGGTGGGggtactgaggctgagagggagcagCTTTCTTAAGGCTACCTAGTGCTTTCATGGGAGGAGTGGTATTCGAACCAGGGACTTCTGAATTTGTAGCTCAGGTTCTTAGCCattacactacactacactgactCTCAAAACATAATGTACATGCTAGATGAAGTATTCCAAAAATTTATTCCTTTCCACATCCAACTCTTCAGTTCCCATCTTGTACTGTTACATGGCAGCAAAATATCAGACAAAGGTGTTGCCTACCGCTTCCCGGATACATTCATCTTCCTGAAGTGCAACAAGAGCCTCTTCCAGTTTCAGAGGGATTGTCGCAGCTTTGAACTGAGCAGTGCTCTGGATCTTCTCTGATGCCTCCTGGAAGCTGAGCCCTCTCCTTACGCCATCTAGACCTGCTGCAATGGTAGCAAAGAGCACCAAGTAAGGATTCGCCATTGCTGAACTGAGCCTGCTTTCGATCCGAGTTAATTTCTCGCCATGACTTTTGATGTTAAATGCACAGCTGTTATCCTTACATGCCCACTTTGCAGTCACAGTCTCCTTTGAATCCTTGCTGTAGGCATTGTAGTGTTTATGACAGCCAATGGTCGGAGCCATCGGGCAGCTGAGAGCTGCAGAATGCACCAATAATCCAGCAAGACAGTTCTTCCCTAGGTCGGTGAACTCAGGGGCTCAAGAACCAAAAGAAAACACATTATTCTGTCCAGTACTATCCCAAAGATAGATAGTATGGGAGAGAATGCCCGAGTTGCAAAATCCATTCTTGGTGAAAAAGCTGGCAGTGTAATTGTACTTTTTGCCCACTTCTTTAATGCCTTTCCAGAAGGTAAAGGCACTGTCAGCTGCACTGAGGCCAAACTCTGGATGAAAAGTGATCTCCATTTGCCCAGGTCCGTGGAAGACGAGAAGCTCTCAATGTTTGCCCCAGCATGATACATCCTGTCAATGAGTTCCTGAATGAAAGATTGGTTGTGGTTATTTAGTATGGCTGCAATGGGGAAATATATTGACTTTGAATTTGCAATTTCAGAAATGCTGTAAATGCAGAACTCATAAGTGAAGGAAGAATATGGTGCAAAGCCATTGTCCTGGAGTTGGCTCAGCTGTTGCTTAGCAATATGCCTGGGTGAAGGCAAGAGAGGTCTGACAGTTACAGTGAAGGAATCGCATATCACCCTTGCAGCTTCTTCAGTCCAAGGATTATGTCACAGTTGAAATTGCTTGCACTTATGTGGTTGATTTCATTATCCtttggattcagagtcagttcgAGATAACCTCTGGGCATTGCAACACTGTAGATTGCTTTGGCCTAAAGACAGGAAAGAAAAATGTGGGGCTGTGCTTTAGACACTTGAACACTGCAGTTATAATGTATGATTACAACAGTGATAAATGACATGCTTGTATGGATTCAAATTCTGAGAAAGGGTGGTGATGTATCCTACTTTATAGAGGACACTCTTCTGTTTGAAGGCTTCTATTTCAAAAAGTTCcctatttgaaaggctgtctggttcaagtctggtttaaagttaCAGAAccttaagaagggagagcagggcctTGAGGCTCCCCATCAGCAGTTGGCACCTGTCGAGACCCAAGGGACCCAGACAGGCCTGGATCCAGGGCTGGGGGAGCCACAGAATCCCTTCCCAGCTCAGAGTGACTCTGGGGGGGAGTGCACACCCCCAGCTCCACAGATGGGAGATGTCAGATggggaggatgctcctgaagatctggggggaggagacatgcCCAACTGCTCTCCAATTCCCACGGGAATGTTGCTCGCTCACGCAGAGACTCCTCCTTTGCCGAGCATCCCAGGAGAGCCGTTGGAGCAAAACCTCACACGCGGCAACCCCCCCCCCGGAGTCCTTGGCTGGCCCTTCAAACACCTCCCTGCCAGAaatgtctcctcccccttcaatgg encodes:
- the LGSN gene encoding LOW QUALITY PROTEIN: lengsin (The sequence of the model RefSeq protein was modified relative to this genomic sequence to represent the inferred CDS: inserted 3 bases in 3 codons; substituted 3 bases at 3 genomic stop codons), which gives rise to MNLFRNHHTSQQRKKQMRTLPKNIIQQKTYNRNYESSSVAHGSTETSSKETQALGTNLDGERSVCLDTPRNRGNSKTGNDKQKPGTAQEEEWKFQVTEKRDTNNHLATQEKEDSKDSFVLGFGIFQETVQELKNLLGESTLLSTRARXPSSTISHTLLLKSAEKQRSYMETFHPHFREGDQKTHSEHKHRAGLVGKPPLVRSSAGLDPSKSDYTDHLLGRQQTPSPNVGSAPGTKFEPMPGKEVNQDPSVKIPGIHIPLHFLSETEHTKEQMYRDNIHFVRFEATDLHGVSRSNSIPSRFFRAKAIYSVAMPRGYLELTLNPKDNEINHISASNFNCDIXPWTEEAARVICDSFTVTVRPLLPSPRHIAKQQLSQLQDNGFAPYSSFTYEFCIYSISEIANSKSIYFPIAAILNNHNQSFIQELIDRMYHAGANIESFSSSXGPGQMEITFHPEFGLSAADSAFTFWKGIKEVGKKYNYTASFFTKNGFCNSGILSHTIYLWDSTGQNNVFSFGSXAPEFTDLGKNCLAGLLVHSAALSCPMAPTIGCHKHYNAYSKDSKETVTAKWACKDNSCAFNIKSHGEKLTRIESRLSSAMANPYLVLFATIAAGLDGVRRGLSFQEASEKIQSTAQFKAATIPLKLEEALVALQEDECIREAVGNTFVXYFAAMXQYKMGTEELDVERNKFLEYFI